In Hydrogenimonas thermophila, a genomic segment contains:
- a CDS encoding HpcH/HpaI aldolase/citrate lyase family protein → MVFKELDELQELIKKSDIKAVEKLCKGEQPVRFQPTFIRTALMLSAHKLKHLNKLDELEADVVILNLEDGVAPAQKPMALRLAALFLSHLKRINSLTVVRINSLDEGGDREIDFLNQFRPDAIRVPKIRSKKDVEKALTLIDPKIKVHLSIETKEAWQNLSSLRVESRVEAYYLGILDLLADMGLPHRIIERSNPTIDYILAHFLTNSLASNVLPVSFVFQDHNDNDSFKEWCRYEKSMGFHAKGCISPTQVNIANSIFQPEVEEIERAREIVKLFEAKPDNSSIVSDIYGFVDEPIYKGAKRLLESID, encoded by the coding sequence ATGGTTTTTAAAGAGCTTGATGAGTTACAAGAGTTGATAAAAAAGAGTGATATAAAAGCAGTAGAAAAACTTTGTAAAGGTGAACAACCTGTAAGATTTCAACCAACTTTCATAAGAACAGCACTAATGCTTTCAGCACATAAATTAAAGCATTTAAATAAGCTTGATGAACTTGAAGCAGATGTTGTAATACTGAATTTGGAAGATGGAGTAGCACCGGCACAAAAACCTATGGCATTACGTTTGGCTGCTCTTTTTCTTTCTCATCTAAAGAGAATTAATTCATTAACAGTTGTTCGTATAAATTCTTTAGATGAGGGCGGTGATAGAGAGATAGATTTTTTAAATCAGTTTCGTCCTGATGCTATTCGTGTTCCAAAGATTAGATCTAAAAAAGATGTTGAAAAGGCTTTAACTTTAATAGATCCAAAAATAAAAGTTCATCTCTCCATAGAGACAAAAGAGGCTTGGCAAAATCTATCTAGTTTGCGTGTTGAGAGCAGAGTTGAAGCATACTATCTTGGTATATTAGACCTTCTTGCAGATATGGGATTGCCACATAGAATAATAGAGCGTTCAAATCCTACAATAGATTATATTCTTGCCCATTTTTTGACTAACTCTTTAGCTTCTAATGTATTGCCTGTTTCATTTGTTTTTCAAGATCATAACGATAACGACTCATTTAAAGAGTGGTGCAGGTATGAAAAGAGTATGGGGTTTCACGCAAAAGGGTGCATCTCTCCGACACAAGTTAACATAGCAAACTCCATTTTTCAACCTGAAGTTGAGGAGATTGAAAGAGCTAGAGAGATTGTCAAACTTTTTGAAGCAAAGCCAGATAACAGCAGCATTGTAAGCGATA
- a CDS encoding c-type cytochrome, protein MKNLFFLFITFLVLKSEDSFITQYEYGQMLYNNPRGIGCVHCHGKDGSGALIAKYKEDGKTKSLRGPNIRNKSIKDLKKSLFKRHKVMPTYFLTDSEIEALAYFLSNKGD, encoded by the coding sequence TTGAAAAATCTGTTTTTTCTATTTATAACCTTTCTTGTACTAAAATCTGAAGATTCATTTATTACACAATATGAGTATGGACAGATGTTATACAACAATCCTCGAGGAATAGGATGTGTTCATTGTCATGGGAAAGATGGTAGTGGTGCTTTGATTGCAAAATATAAAGAAGATGGCAAAACAAAGTCATTACGTGGACCAAATATTAGGAATAAAAGTATAAAAGATCTTAAAAAGAGTCTATTTAAGCGTCATAAAGTGATGCCAACGTACTTTTTGACTGACTCAGAAATAGAAGCGTTAGCCTATTTTCTATCAAACAAAGGTGATTAG
- the folD gene encoding bifunctional methylenetetrahydrofolate dehydrogenase/methenyltetrahydrofolate cyclohydrolase FolD has product MQIIDGKKLAKEIREQIAKEVEELKQTKNITPGLAVVLVGDDPASHAYVKMKAKACKEAGIYSITHEMPSSISQDEIEKTILMMNQNPNIDGILVQLPLPSHIDTTKILELIDPKKDVDGFHAYNFGRLMTGLDGFVPCTPLGVMEMLKTYNIDPKGKDACIVGASNIVGKPMAALLLNAFATVDICHIYTKDLAEHTKRADILVVGVGKAGLITEDMVKDGAIVIDIGINRLEDGSLVGDVDYEAVAPKCSYITPVPGGVGPMTIAMLLKNTLKAAKERA; this is encoded by the coding sequence ATGCAGATAATCGACGGCAAAAAACTAGCCAAAGAGATCCGCGAGCAAATTGCGAAAGAGGTTGAAGAGTTAAAGCAAACTAAAAATATTACACCGGGACTTGCAGTAGTTTTGGTAGGTGATGATCCGGCAAGCCACGCATATGTAAAGATGAAAGCCAAGGCTTGTAAAGAGGCAGGCATATACTCCATTACACACGAAATGCCATCATCTATAAGTCAAGACGAGATTGAAAAAACAATACTAATGATGAACCAAAATCCAAATATAGACGGAATTTTGGTACAGTTACCACTGCCTTCACACATTGATACAACAAAGATTTTAGAGCTTATTGATCCAAAAAAAGATGTTGACGGCTTTCATGCCTATAACTTCGGTCGATTAATGACAGGACTTGACGGTTTTGTACCTTGTACTCCATTAGGTGTTATGGAGATGTTAAAAACGTACAACATTGATCCAAAAGGTAAAGATGCCTGTATAGTTGGGGCTAGTAACATAGTTGGCAAACCAATGGCTGCACTGTTGCTTAATGCATTTGCTACAGTTGACATATGTCATATCTATACAAAAGATCTTGCAGAGCACACAAAACGTGCAGATATTTTAGTAGTTGGTGTAGGTAAAGCTGGATTAATCACTGAAGATATGGTAAAAGATGGAGCAATAGTGATTGACATTGGTATTAACCGTTTAGAAGATGGCTCTTTGGTTGGAGATGTAGATTATGAAGCTGTAGCTCCAAAGTGTAGCTACATAACACCAGTACCAGGCGGAGTTGGACCAATGACAATTGCAATGCTTCTTAAAAATACGCTAAAAGCAGCAAAAGAGAGAGCATGA
- the lepB gene encoding signal peptidase I, giving the protein MPTPDSSDLDISSSKHSSDNLFMKLYHFSNTWTGTLIIVLMVIFFVAQAFVIPSGSMKNTLLVGDYLFVKKYVYGVPVPHIPWLEIPVWFDSDGDGHIIKGEGPKRGDIVIFRYPRNEKIHYVKRCVAVEGDILFVHNKELYLHPHEGNEYVIAHYPNAETVKIDGMIFVKNPYRKEFPGIHNDPNVIPDGYQPMEIFEFGPIKVEKDHWFMMGDNRDHSNDSRFWGSVPYRLIVGKPWFIYFSWDKDHIIRWDRVGRNVETLQKEFPRYVE; this is encoded by the coding sequence ATGCCAACACCAGATAGCAGTGACTTAGATATTAGCTCATCTAAACACTCATCAGATAATCTGTTTATGAAACTATACCATTTTTCCAATACCTGGACAGGTACACTTATAATTGTTTTAATGGTTATCTTTTTCGTTGCACAAGCATTTGTAATTCCTAGTGGGTCAATGAAAAATACTCTACTTGTTGGTGACTATCTGTTTGTAAAAAAATATGTCTATGGAGTACCTGTACCACACATCCCTTGGCTTGAAATTCCAGTATGGTTTGACAGTGACGGTGATGGTCATATTATTAAAGGGGAAGGTCCTAAACGGGGTGATATTGTAATATTTAGATATCCTCGTAATGAAAAGATTCACTATGTCAAAAGATGCGTAGCTGTAGAGGGTGATATACTATTTGTACACAATAAAGAACTTTACCTTCATCCACATGAAGGCAATGAATATGTTATAGCCCACTATCCAAATGCTGAAACTGTGAAAATAGACGGTATGATTTTTGTAAAAAACCCTTACCGAAAAGAGTTTCCAGGAATTCACAATGATCCAAATGTAATTCCCGACGGATATCAGCCTATGGAAATATTTGAGTTTGGTCCTATAAAAGTTGAAAAAGATCATTGGTTTATGATGGGTGACAACCGTGATCACTCAAATGACAGCAGATTTTGGGGAAGTGTACCATACCGACTTATCGTTGGAAAACCTTGGTTTATCTATTTTAGTTGGGATAAAGATCATATAATCAGATGGGATCGTGTAGGTAGAAATGTAGAAACATTACAGAAAGAATTTCCACGTTATGTTGAGTGA
- a CDS encoding site-2 protease family protein, translating to MLSELDIIKILATIVSLMIAIIGHEIMHGYVAYKYGDSTAKDAGRLSINPIVHVDPIGTILVPAVLYISGAPFLFGWAKPVPVNIQTVIYNGGYKAGIAVALAGVTYNFILAIAASILLGFLETQQHSLGSALLAIFLMYSVIYNIVLGVFNLWPFPPLDGSNALRFLAMQFRWQPVVNVLNKIEPVGMILLIIIIATPLSQWFFMPARWLINILL from the coding sequence ATGTTGAGTGAGCTTGATATCATAAAAATATTGGCAACTATTGTATCATTAATGATTGCCATCATAGGGCATGAAATAATGCATGGATATGTTGCCTATAAATATGGTGACTCAACAGCAAAGGATGCTGGAAGACTAAGCATAAATCCAATAGTTCACGTAGACCCTATAGGAACTATTTTAGTTCCTGCAGTACTTTATATAAGCGGAGCTCCATTTCTATTTGGTTGGGCAAAACCTGTTCCTGTAAATATTCAAACTGTTATTTATAATGGTGGATATAAAGCTGGAATAGCAGTAGCGTTAGCAGGTGTTACCTACAACTTCATTCTTGCAATAGCTGCCTCTATTTTATTAGGATTTTTAGAAACACAACAACATTCGCTTGGCAGTGCACTTCTTGCAATATTTTTAATGTATTCAGTAATTTATAATATTGTACTTGGTGTTTTTAATTTATGGCCTTTCCCACCATTAGATGGCTCAAATGCTTTGCGATTTTTGGCAATGCAGTTTCGGTGGCAGCCAGTGGTTAATGTACTTAATAAAATTGAGCCTGTTGGAATGATTTTACTTATTATAATTATTGCCACACCGCTTAGTCAATGGTTTTTTATGCCGGCTCGCTGGCTTATTAATATTCTCTTATAA
- the rpiB gene encoding ribose 5-phosphate isomerase B — MKFYVGSDHAGFAVKALVCNYLSSKGHEVIDLGPDSADRVDYPDYAKKVADAVVGNEGSFGILICGTGIGMSIAANKVDGIRAAHCNDYYTAQMARAHNNANILCFGERVSGPGVIESMLDAFINTEFEGGRHENRVEKIMSLEERQNA; from the coding sequence ATGAAATTTTATGTTGGAAGCGATCATGCAGGGTTTGCAGTAAAAGCACTAGTGTGCAACTATTTATCTTCAAAAGGTCATGAAGTTATTGATTTGGGACCAGATAGTGCTGATCGGGTAGATTACCCTGATTATGCTAAAAAAGTTGCTGATGCTGTTGTTGGCAATGAAGGAAGTTTTGGTATTTTAATTTGTGGAACTGGAATTGGAATGAGTATAGCAGCAAATAAAGTTGATGGTATTAGAGCAGCTCATTGTAATGATTATTACACAGCACAAATGGCAAGAGCACACAATAATGCGAATATCCTCTGCTTTGGAGAGAGAGTCTCTGGACCAGGAGTTATTGAGTCAATGCTTGACGCTTTTATAAATACTGAGTTTGAAGGTGGTCGTCACGAAAATCGTGTAGAAAAAATTATGTCATTAGAAGAGAGGCAAAATGCGTAA